The following nucleotide sequence is from Staphylococcus chromogenes.
AATTATTTGGCCTGTATATGAAGAATCAGAAAGTGTCTCTTGATAACCTGTCATAGCCGTGTTAAAAACAATTTCACCTTGCGTTAGTGTGTCAGCTCCCAATTTAAAACCTGTATAGTACGTTCCATCCTCAAGTACGAGATATCGTTTTTCAAACATTATTTCCCCTCCTCATAGCGTATCTCGCCATCTACAATCGTAAATAGCGTTTTACCGTAAACCTTTTCTCCTAAAAATGGTGTGTTAGAAGATTTAGATAAAAAGTCTTGTGCTTTTATCTCGTATGCCTCATCTAAATTGATTAACGTTAAATCAGCCACAGCCCCTTCTTTCAAAGTGCCATAAGGCAAATCAAATACTTGTGCCGGCTTGATTGTGATATAGTCCACTAATTGTTGTAATGTCCATTCGCCTGTTTTTACAAAATGTGTATAGAGTAACGGAAATGCTGTTTCACTTCCGACGATTCCAAACGGTGCACGTGTCATAGGTTGATTTTTTTCATCTTCAGCATGAGGTGCATGGTCAGTTGCGATGATATCAATCGTTCCATCTAATAATCCTTCAATTAATGCTTGTCGATCTTCAACGCTTCTTAAAGGTGGATTCATTTTGTAAATCGCATTGTCACCAGGAATATCTTCTTCTGTTAATAATAAGTGATGGGGTGTCACTTCTGCGGTCACTGGAATGCCTGCTTTTTTCGCGTCACGAATTACACGAACACTTTCTTTTGTAGACACATGACATACATGATAATGACAACCTGTCGCTTCACTTAATAACACATCACGTGCAATTTGAACCGATTCACAAATGTTCGGAATGCCCGGAATCCCAAGTTCCTCACTTCTTTTACCTTCGTGCATGGCACCTCCGTAGATTAAACTATTGTCTTCACAATGAGCAACAACAGCTTTGTTGACTGCTTTGGCTTGTTGCATCGCTTCATACATTTTGGCTGCTTCTTGTACACCCACACCGTCATCTGTGAAAGCAAATGCGCCTTCACTTGCTAATGCTTCAAAATCAACATGTTTCTTTCCTGCTTGACGTTCTGTAATGGCAGCATAAGGTAATACTCGAACTTGGGCATTTTCATCAATCAATTGTTGTAAATGACGCATATTCTCAACTGAATCTGGCACAGGTTTTGTATTTGGCATTGGGCACACTGTTGTAAAACCACCACGTGCTGCTGCCTTTGTCCCTGTTTCAATTGTTTCTTTATGTTCGCCACCGGGTTCTCTTAAGTGTACGTGGACATCAATAAAACCAGGAGATAAGAAATGTCCTTTAGCATCTATGATTTGCATTTCAGATTGAGGTTCAATTTGTGTGGCAATTGATTTTATTTTCCCTTCTTGAATTAAAACATCAACTTGCTTTAACGTCCCTGCTTCTAACATTTTTGCATTTTGAATTAAAACCATCATAATCTCTCCCTTATTGTATTGTTTCAGTTAATACAGCCATTCTTAAATAAACGCCATTTTCCATTTGTTTAAAAATTCTTGATTTAGGAGCTTCAACTAAAGCATCCGCAATTTCTACATTGCGATTCACAGGTGCAGGATGCATAACAATCGCATGATCTTTCAATTTTTGGTAACGCGCTTGATTTAAACCAAATTTTTCATGGTAATCCTGCGCATCAAATCCCGCCGTCCCTTCATCATGTCGCTCATGTTGAACGCGAAGCAACATCACAATATCTACGTTTTCAATCACTTCGTCTAAATCTATGTACTCCCCTGGCATCGTTTCGTCTTTCCAAATATCTGGACTTGAAAATACAACATTTGCCCCTAAAGCTGTTAAACTGTGATAATTACTTCTTGCAACACGTGAATTTTTTATATCTCCACAGATCACCACGTTTAATCCTTCAAAACGTCCAAATTCTTCATAAATGGTCATCAAATCTAATAAACTTTGTGTCGGATGTTGGCCACTTCCATCTCCGGCATTAATGATTGAAATGCCCATCTCTAACAGTTCATCATAATAATTATTTTCTGGGTGGCGAATGACTAATGCATCACATCCAATACTTTGTAATGTACGACACGTGTCATATAATGATTCCCCTTTTTGAACAGAGGAAGTTGCAATCTCAAAATTAATTTGTTTCATTTCTAAACGATGCTCTGCCATTTCAAAACTACATTTTGTACGCGTTGAATTTTCAAAAAATAAGTTTGCAATATATTTTCCTTTTAAACTAGGTCGTACTTCTCCATGTTTATATTGAGAAGCAATTTCGATGAGATGCTTGATTTCTTTTGGCGATAATTTTTCCATAGACACTAAATGTTGCATAGTATTGCCTCCTTATAAATTAGCGTTTAGGTAGTAAGAGATTTAAAATAATGCCCGCTGTTGCGGATAAAGCCATACCTTCAATTGTCAATTTCACACCTAAATCTGATAAATTTAACATCATATTCCCGATCCCAATGACTAAAATAACTGATGCAATCACAAGATTTCTATTTTGAGCAAAATCAACTTGACTTTCAACAATCATGCGTAGACCACTTGCAGCAATCGTCCCAAATAAAAGGATGGAAACCCCACCCATGACTGGTGTTGGAATGGATGAAATCAGTGCCGTAAATTTACCGACAAATCCAAGAATAATCGCGATGACTGCAGCACCTGAAATCACATAGATGCTATAAATTTTTGTGATGGCGAGCACCCCAATATTTTCTCCATATGTTGTACTAGGAGGCCCTCCAATAATACTTGAAAACATGGTAGACACCCCATCACCAATTATTGAGCGGTGTAAACCTGGATCCTCAAAAAAGTTTCGCCCTACAATTTTGTTAATGACCATTTGATGGCCGATATGTTCACTCACTGTAACAAACACGATAGGTAACATCACTGCAATTAAACCTAGGTGAATAGATGGATGATAATCCGCAAATGGGATGTAGATATCTGGAAATTGTAACCAAGCCGCTTCTTTCACTTTGCTAAAATCAACGATGCCAAATATAATTGCTGTGATATAACCAACAATAATACCGATTAATACGGGAATAAGTGAGAAAAATCCTTTGGCGAAACCTTGTACGAGCAATGTGACAATTAAGGTAATACATGCCACAGCGACATATGTGAGGTTATATCCTTTCATGTCGCCAGAGTTTTCAAACATCGCCATATTGACTGCAGTAGGTGCAAGACTTAATCCTATGACCATAATGACCGGGCCTACTACGACAGGTGGGAGGATTTGCATCAACCAGTTTGTCCCGCTGAGTTTAATGGCAATACCAATAATGACGTACATCACACCACTCATGAATAAAGCAACAAGCATGTCTCCTAAACTATTGGTACTTAGTCCAGTAATAATAGGTGTGATAAAAGCAAAACTCGAGCCCAGATAGGCTGGAATTTTCCCTTTTGTAATGAATATGTATAATAATGTACCAATTCCTGAGGCAAGTAGCGCTGAGGATACAGGCAAACCTGTTAAAAACGGGACTAACACAGTGGCTCCAAACATTGCGAATAAATGTTGGATACTTAAAAATGCCCATTGACCCGCTTTTGGTTTTTCATGTACGTCTAATACAGGTTGCACTGTACGTTTAAACATTTCTTCATTTTGCATCTTTTTTTCTCCTTTAATAAAAAAATCTCTTAACTGAATTCAGTTAAGAGACACAAGGGTATCATCGATAAAGTGATAGATTGAAATCCAATCGTTTCAATGCTAAACACTTTTTCGTAACAAGTACCTTTGTCAGTCTCTCGTACTGAATTAAAAGGTGTTTATTCAATTACAACGGCATTGCGATGATCAGTTTCAGAAAGATAAACTTCCACTGATTCTTCATGTGACGTTGGAATATTTTTTCCGACAAAATCAGCGCGAATCGGTAACTCTCGGTGACCACGATCCACTAATGTCGCTAGTCCAATTTTTTTAGGACGACGATGTAATAATATAGCGTCTAATGAGGCACGAACAGTTCGTCCTGTATATAACACATCATCGACAATGATTACAATTCGGTCGTTCAAATCAATATCAATATCGAACGATTGAGATAATTGTGCATCTCGCATTTCAACATCATCTCGAAATTGTGTAATATCTATTGTTCCAGTAGGGACCTCCACATTTTCGATTTGTTGAATTTTGGCTTGAATGCGCTTTGCAAGGAATTCTCCTCGCGTTTTGACACCTAGTAATGCTAAATTTTCAGAACCCTTATTATATTCCAGAATTTCATGTGCAATTCGAGTTAACGTACGGTTAATCGCGGACTCATCTAAAACCATGCGTTCTGCCATTTTAGCCATTCCTTTCACCATAACTTTAAGCGTTGGGACACCAAAGCCTTTTGTTGATACAAAAAAACTCATGTCTTTATGAGACATGAGTAGCTATGTGAAATTGCATGTATTTCACTACACCCGTTTCACTGAACGTCGTAGCGCACATACAAGTTATCATTCATATACATTATCATGTCTTCCAAGCCTCACAGGACTTCTATTAAAGACGAGTTCGTTTGATTTACTGTTTTTAATGATAACGCTTTTCTATTAAAAAGTCAAAGTATGATTTGTAACTTTTAGAATACTTTAGTTTTCTGCTCTTCGTATATCTTCAATAAGTTTTTCAAATTCTTCAGGTAACGGCGCTGTACGTTCAATATATTCTCCCGTACGTGGATGTGTAAACCCAATCAGCCCTGCATGTAGGGCTTGGCCTCCAATATCCATCGTTTTTTTCGGACCATATTTAGGATCTCCGACAAGTGGATAGCCAATATACTTCATATGGACACGAATCTGGTGGGTACGTCCTGTTTCAAGTTGACATTCCACTAATGTATATTTATTGAAGTTTTCAATGACATTAAAATGTGTAATCGCTTCTTTACCATTATCGACAACATCCATCGCCTGACGATCTTTTGGATTTCGCCCTATTGGGGCATCAATCGTTCCAAATTCATGTGGAATATGGCCATGAACTAAGGCCGTATATTTACGTGTCACTGTTTTAGCCATGAGTTGTTCGACAAGATTTCGATGTGCAACATCATTTTTAGCCACCATTAAAAGGCCTGATGTGTCTTTATCGATACGATGGACAATCCCAGGACGAATTTCGCCG
It contains:
- a CDS encoding uracil-xanthine permease family protein, with amino-acid sequence MQNEEMFKRTVQPVLDVHEKPKAGQWAFLSIQHLFAMFGATVLVPFLTGLPVSSALLASGIGTLLYIFITKGKIPAYLGSSFAFITPIITGLSTNSLGDMLVALFMSGVMYVIIGIAIKLSGTNWLMQILPPVVVGPVIMVIGLSLAPTAVNMAMFENSGDMKGYNLTYVAVACITLIVTLLVQGFAKGFFSLIPVLIGIIVGYITAIIFGIVDFSKVKEAAWLQFPDIYIPFADYHPSIHLGLIAVMLPIVFVTVSEHIGHQMVINKIVGRNFFEDPGLHRSIIGDGVSTMFSSIIGGPPSTTYGENIGVLAITKIYSIYVISGAAVIAIILGFVGKFTALISSIPTPVMGGVSILLFGTIAASGLRMIVESQVDFAQNRNLVIASVILVIGIGNMMLNLSDLGVKLTIEGMALSATAGIILNLLLPKR
- a CDS encoding dihydroorotase, with the protein product MVLIQNAKMLEAGTLKQVDVLIQEGKIKSIATQIEPQSEMQIIDAKGHFLSPGFIDVHVHLREPGGEHKETIETGTKAAARGGFTTVCPMPNTKPVPDSVENMRHLQQLIDENAQVRVLPYAAITERQAGKKHVDFEALASEGAFAFTDDGVGVQEAAKMYEAMQQAKAVNKAVVAHCEDNSLIYGGAMHEGKRSEELGIPGIPNICESVQIARDVLLSEATGCHYHVCHVSTKESVRVIRDAKKAGIPVTAEVTPHHLLLTEEDIPGDNAIYKMNPPLRSVEDRQALIEGLLDGTIDIIATDHAPHAEDEKNQPMTRAPFGIVGSETAFPLLYTHFVKTGEWTLQQLVDYITIKPAQVFDLPYGTLKEGAVADLTLINLDEAYEIKAQDFLSKSSNTPFLGEKVYGKTLFTIVDGEIRYEEGK
- a CDS encoding RluA family pseudouridine synthase, producing MVTHEFKIEDTALDMQRIDKVLPLLNQDWSRSQIQDWIKGGQVEVNGKRVKSNYKVKLSDAIVVTEAEAVEADIQPENLNLDIYYEDEDVAIVYKPKGMVVHPSAGHYSGTLVNGLMYQIKDLSGINGEIRPGIVHRIDKDTSGLLMVAKNDVAHRNLVEQLMAKTVTRKYTALVHGHIPHEFGTIDAPIGRNPKDRQAMDVVDNGKEAITHFNVIENFNKYTLVECQLETGRTHQIRVHMKYIGYPLVGDPKYGPKKTMDIGGQALHAGLIGFTHPRTGEYIERTAPLPEEFEKLIEDIRRAEN
- a CDS encoding aspartate carbamoyltransferase catalytic subunit, coding for MQHLVSMEKLSPKEIKHLIEIASQYKHGEVRPSLKGKYIANLFFENSTRTKCSFEMAEHRLEMKQINFEIATSSVQKGESLYDTCRTLQSIGCDALVIRHPENNYYDELLEMGISIINAGDGSGQHPTQSLLDLMTIYEEFGRFEGLNVVICGDIKNSRVARSNYHSLTALGANVVFSSPDIWKDETMPGEYIDLDEVIENVDIVMLLRVQHERHDEGTAGFDAQDYHEKFGLNQARYQKLKDHAIVMHPAPVNRNVEIADALVEAPKSRIFKQMENGVYLRMAVLTETIQ
- the pyrR gene encoding bifunctional pyr operon transcriptional regulator/uracil phosphoribosyltransferase PyrR, which gives rise to MAERMVLDESAINRTLTRIAHEILEYNKGSENLALLGVKTRGEFLAKRIQAKIQQIENVEVPTGTIDITQFRDDVEMRDAQLSQSFDIDIDLNDRIVIIVDDVLYTGRTVRASLDAILLHRRPKKIGLATLVDRGHRELPIRADFVGKNIPTSHEESVEVYLSETDHRNAVVIE